In one Drosophila pseudoobscura strain MV-25-SWS-2005 chromosome X, UCI_Dpse_MV25, whole genome shotgun sequence genomic region, the following are encoded:
- the LOC4815396 gene encoding uncharacterized protein C1683.06c, giving the protein MADGRTAAQQEEGGEPAAAPDRRYAILDCDGGSDDAWALLLLLHAERSQLVELLAVTTTGCGNTTREHAARNMRRILNASDRQDVPIYLGAVEPLISCSEDDKKYFHGCDGFGDCLAACDSEESLESIVQAEHAVTAIYKLCRQRPKQITVFAVGPLTNLSLGFTMYGEEFGQQLRDLYIMGGNYQGVGNSSRSAEFNFHSDPEAAHAVLLKTHCPITILPWEACLPERFNIHINWRLEQFAVRAAAVQHSAITLLNRVESAQWLPMMEQYGIDTWNPCDAIVVAVWLFGDRLVRKQSTWHATVDLRGTHTRGQMVLDHLREREKYPENVRIIELVDAEFFKRIVEWVAGLDGGEFLFNK; this is encoded by the exons ATGGCAGACGGACGCACAGCAGCACAACAGGAAGAGGGAGGGGAGCCGGCGGCGGCGCCAGACCGGAGATACGCAATACTCGACTGCGATGGCGGCAGCGACGATGCCTGGgccctgttgctgctgctgcacgcaGAGCGTAGCCAGCTGGTGGAGCTCCTGGCGGTGACTACCACCGGGTGCGGCAACACCACCCGCGAGCATGCGGCGCGCAACATGCGACGCATCCTCAACGCCAGCGACAGACAAGAT GTGCCCATCTATCTGGGGGCCGTGGAGCCTCTGATAAGCTGCAGCGAAGATGACAAAAAGTATTTCCATGGATGCGACGGCTTCGGCGACTGTCTGGCGGCGTGTGACAGCGAGGAGTCGCTAGAGAGCATCGTGCAGGCGGAGCATGCGGTGACCGCCATTTACAAGCTATGCCGCCAGCGACCCAAACAGATCACCGTGTTCGCGGTGGGGCCTCTGACCAATCTGTCCCTCGGCTTCACGATGTACGGTGAAGAGTTCGGCCAGCAGTTGAGGGACCTCTACATCATGGGCGGCAACTATCAGGGCGTGGGCAACTCCTCGCGTTCGGCAGAGTTTAACTTCCATTCCGATCCGGAGGCCGCACATGCCGTGCTGCTCAAGACACACTGTCCGATCACCATTCTGCCCTGGGAGGCTTGTCTTCCAGAGCGTTTCAACATACACATT AATTGGCGCCTGGAGCAGTTCGCGGTCAGAGCGGCGGCCGTCCAGCATTCGGCCATCACACTGCTGAACCGCGTGGAGAGCGCCCAGTGGCTGCCCATGATGGAACAGTATGGGATCGACACGTGGAATCCCTGCGATGCTATTGTGGTGGCAGTTTGGCTCTTCGGGGACCGGCTCGTGCGGAAGCAAAGTACGTGGCATGCCACAGTGGACCTGCGTGGCACGCATACACGCGGCCAGATGGTGCTCGATCATCTGCGGGAGCGGGAAAAGTATCCTGAGAACGTGCGGATCATTGAGCTGGTCGACGCCGAGTTCTTCAAACGGATTGTCGAGTGGGTTGCGGGGCTGGATGGTGGCGAATTTCtgttcaataaataa
- the LOC6901212 gene encoding uncharacterized protein, producing MNGQNRKRKWQAGRGEDLTPDDRIELIAELMAKLDGVNFVADFFRIRRLKLLITDCLPDQKEQLLRILIGYVNRPPSPATASYAKIVNLLSKDIGSLMVDCIRALKAVQEKALIDGKWDNARGMECFFAELSK from the coding sequence ATGAACGGTCAGAATCGCAAGAGGAAGTGGCAAGCTGGGCGCGGTGAGGATCTCACCCCCGACGACCGTATTGAACTGATTGCCGAGTTGATGGCTAAACTAGACGGAGTCAATTTCGTCGCCGACTTTTTCCGCATCCGTCGACTGAAACTGCTGATCACCGACTGCCTGCCCGACCAAAAGGAGCAGCTGCTACGCATTCTCATAGGCTATGTGAACCGGCCCCCCAGCCCGGCCACAGCTAGCTACGCCAAAATTGTGAATCTCCTCAGCAAAGACATTGGTTCCCTGATGGTCGACTGCATCCGCGCCCTGAAGGCGGTCCAAGAGAAGGCACTCATCGATGGCAAGTGGGACAACGCGCGCGGCATGGAGTGCTTCTTCGCCGAGCTAAGCAAGTGA